In a single window of the Arachis hypogaea cultivar Tifrunner chromosome 6, arahy.Tifrunner.gnm2.J5K5, whole genome shotgun sequence genome:
- the LOC112696386 gene encoding pathogenesis-related thaumatin-like protein 3.5: protein MDHRQVSVFISLLLTLHLSLSGVMATTFTLVNKCDYTVWPGILSNAGVSPLSTTGFVLQPGQSTPVTAAAGWGGRFWGRTLCSQDSTGKFSCVTGDCGSGKLECSGNGATPPATLAEFTLDGSGGLDFFDVSLVDGYNVPMLVAPSGGSGAGNCTATGCVGDLNGACPSELRVMSEDGKQGVACKSACEAFGSPQYCCSGAYGTPDTCKPSSYSQIFKSACPRAYSYAYDDKTSTFTCANADYTITFCPAPSTSQKASNEGGSSASSLLDNGTMVYQGFGQSEISWATCTHVFQSRAIAAVVGVTMAVWRFSQLI from the exons ATGGATCATCGTCAAGTCTCAGTGTTCATTTCCTTGTTATTAACACTTCATCTCTCATTATCAG GGGTAATGGCAACCACATTCACATTGGTTAACAAATGTGACTACACAGTATGGCCGGGAATTCTATCTAACGCCGGAGTCTCCCCTCTCTCCACCACCGGCTTCGTCCTCCAACCCGGCCAGTCCACTCCAGTCACCGCCGCAGCTGGCTGGGGAGGCCGCTTCTGGGGCCGAACCCTCTGCTCCCAAGACTCCACAGGAAAATTCTCCTGCGTCACTGGCGACTGCGGCTCAGGAAAGCTTGAGtgctccggcaacggcgccacgCCACCGGCCACGCTGGCCGAGTTCACACTTGACGGCTCTGGCGGCCTCGATTTTTTCGACGTCAGCCTCGTCGACGGCTACAACGTCCCTATGCTGGTGGCACCCAGCGGCGGATCCGGCGCCGGAAACTGCACCGCCACGGGATGCGTCGGAGATTTGAACGGCGCGTGTCCTTCGGAGCTGAGGGTTATGAGTGAGGATGGAAAACAAGGAGTCGCGTGTAAAAGCGCGTGTGAAGCGTTCGGTTCGCCTCAATATTGCTGCAGCGGCGCGTATGGGACGCCGGATACTTGCAAGCCATCGAGTTACTCGCAAATATTCAAGAGCGCCTGCCCACGCGCCTATAGCTACGCGTACGATGACAAGACCAGCACGTTTACTTGCGCCAATGCCGATTACACAATTACCTTTTGCCCTGCCCCTAGTACAAG TCAGAAAGCGTCAAATGAAGGTGGTTCTTCTGCATCATCTTTACTGGACAATGGCACAATGGTGTACCAAGGCTTCGGTCAGAGCGAGATCTCATGGGCCACGTGCACCCATGTGTTCCAATCTCGAGCAATCGCCGCCGTTGTTGGTGTCACCATGGCAGTTTGGCGCTTCTCCCAGCTCATCTAA
- the LOC112696387 gene encoding thaumatin-like protein 1 isoform X2, translated as MGSLLFSYYCFSTQIAFILFLFCLDKGALGAKFTIINKCDYTVWPGILANAGSSALDTTGFHPPSGGSKSFQAPPNWSGRFWGRTGCNFDPNTQQGTCTTGDCGSNKLECNGAGADPPVTLAEFTIGSGSQSQDYYDVSLVDGYNLPMMVDAGGGSGECGSTGCIADLNRQCPNELRVSNRVACKSACEAFQRAEYCCSGTYASPATCKPSVYSTMFKSACPKSYSYAYDDLTSTFTCTGADYTITFCPSTTR; from the exons ATGGGTTCCTTATTGTTTTCCTATTACTGTTTCTCTACACAGATTGCATTCATCTTGTTTCTATTTTGCTTGG ATAAAGGAGCATTAGGGGCCAAGTTTACAATAATTAACAAGTGTGATTACACGGTGTGGCCTGGGATTCTCGCCAATGCTGGCAGCTCCGCATTGGATACCACCGGCTTCCACCCCCCATCCGGCGGGTCGAAGAGCTTTCAAGCCCCACCCAATTGGTCAGGCAGGTTTTGGGGCCGGACCGGCTGCAATTTTGACCCCAATACCCAACAGGGCACCTGCACCACAGGGGATTGTGGCTCCAACAAACTTGAATGCAATGGTGCCGGGGCAGACCCACCCGTAACACTAGCCGAGTTCACAATCGGGTCGGGTTCCCAATCCCAG GATTATTACGACGTCAGCCTGGTTGACGGATACAATCTTCCTATGATGGTGGATGCGGGTGGCGGGTCGGGTGAGTGTGGGTCAACGGGTTGCATAGCTGACCTGAACCGGCAATGCCCGAATGAGTTGAGGGTTAGTAACCGAGTGGCATGCAAGAGCGCGTGCGAAGCGTTTCAGAGGGCTGAATACTGCTGCAGCGGCACCTACGCTTCACCTGCCACATGCAAGCCTTCGGTTTACTCCACCATGTTCAAGAGCGCGTGCCCCAAATCGTATAGCTACGCATACGACGACCTTACGAGTACATTTACGTGTACGGGAGCTGATTATACCATCACATTCTGCCCTTCAACCACAAGGTAA
- the LOC112696387 gene encoding thaumatin-like protein 1 isoform X1: protein MGSLLFSYYCFSTQIAFILFLFCLDKGALGAKFTIINKCDYTVWPGILANAGSSALDTTGFHPPSGGSKSFQAPPNWSGRFWGRTGCNFDPNTQQGTCTTGDCGSNKLECNGAGADPPVTLAEFTIGSGSQSQDYYDVSLVDGYNLPMMVDAGGGSGECGSTGCIADLNRQCPNELRVSNRVACKSACEAFQRAEYCCSGTYASPATCKPSVYSTMFKSACPKSYSYAYDDLTSTFTCTGADYTITFCPSTTSQKSARVSPPAPPETGTGEMPMIVNSSWFYDIFYGLSPKSYSCPTLLIATFTILIFLNLQSS, encoded by the exons ATGGGTTCCTTATTGTTTTCCTATTACTGTTTCTCTACACAGATTGCATTCATCTTGTTTCTATTTTGCTTGG ATAAAGGAGCATTAGGGGCCAAGTTTACAATAATTAACAAGTGTGATTACACGGTGTGGCCTGGGATTCTCGCCAATGCTGGCAGCTCCGCATTGGATACCACCGGCTTCCACCCCCCATCCGGCGGGTCGAAGAGCTTTCAAGCCCCACCCAATTGGTCAGGCAGGTTTTGGGGCCGGACCGGCTGCAATTTTGACCCCAATACCCAACAGGGCACCTGCACCACAGGGGATTGTGGCTCCAACAAACTTGAATGCAATGGTGCCGGGGCAGACCCACCCGTAACACTAGCCGAGTTCACAATCGGGTCGGGTTCCCAATCCCAG GATTATTACGACGTCAGCCTGGTTGACGGATACAATCTTCCTATGATGGTGGATGCGGGTGGCGGGTCGGGTGAGTGTGGGTCAACGGGTTGCATAGCTGACCTGAACCGGCAATGCCCGAATGAGTTGAGGGTTAGTAACCGAGTGGCATGCAAGAGCGCGTGCGAAGCGTTTCAGAGGGCTGAATACTGCTGCAGCGGCACCTACGCTTCACCTGCCACATGCAAGCCTTCGGTTTACTCCACCATGTTCAAGAGCGCGTGCCCCAAATCGTATAGCTACGCATACGACGACCTTACGAGTACATTTACGTGTACGGGAGCTGATTATACCATCACATTCTGCCCTTCAACCACAAG CCAAAAATCAGCAAGAGTGTCACCACCAGCGCCACCTGAAACAGGAACAGGGGAGATGCCTATGATAGTGAACAGTTCATggttctatgatattttttatggaCTCTCGCCCAAGTCCTACTCTTGCCCAACCTTACTTATTGCCACTTTCACTATCCTAATTTTTCTCAATTTGCAATCCTCATAG